Proteins encoded by one window of Salvia splendens isolate huo1 chromosome 5, SspV2, whole genome shotgun sequence:
- the LOC121802433 gene encoding uncharacterized protein LOC121802433 isoform X1: MEMKLTAGPKKAALERLRKKIEMSTERIRLAKMKEEQAKKAWEAAAKDVQDEEASKQKLCDDLNNLVQESSNSQLARLEELKRRMESLNPSRSSNTHTPSKYMESGVKLKSAAGSANELLVLTNIAKPSNEPSILVSVPLLASIS; this comes from the exons ATGGAAATGAAGCTTACAGCTGGTCCAAAGAAAGCTG CACTTGAACGCCTACGGAAGAAAATAGAAATGTCAACAGAGAGAATTCGATTGGCTAAGATGAAAGAAGAACAAGCTAAAAAG GCCTGGGAAGCAGCAGCAAAAGACGTACAGGATGAGGAAGCGAGCAAACAGAAGCTTTGTGACGATCTAAATAATTTG GTCCAGGAAAGTAGCAACAGCCAACTTGCTCGACTGGAGGAACTGAAGCGCCGAATGGAGTCTCTGAACCCGAGCAGATCTTCCAATACACATACGCCCTCA AAATATATGGAGTCGGGTGTCAAGTTGAAGTCAGCCGCCGGAAGCGCGAATGAGTTGCTGGTTCTGACAAACATTGCCAAACCATCCAATGAACCCTCCATTTTGGTGAGTGTCCCTTTGTTGGCATCGATTTCATAG
- the LOC121802433 gene encoding uncharacterized protein LOC121802433 isoform X2, whose translation MEMKLTAGPKKAALERLRKKIEMSTERIRLAKMKEEQAKKAWEAAAKDVQDEEASKQKLCDDLNNLVQESSNSQLARLEELKRRMESLNPSRSSNTHTPSV comes from the exons ATGGAAATGAAGCTTACAGCTGGTCCAAAGAAAGCTG CACTTGAACGCCTACGGAAGAAAATAGAAATGTCAACAGAGAGAATTCGATTGGCTAAGATGAAAGAAGAACAAGCTAAAAAG GCCTGGGAAGCAGCAGCAAAAGACGTACAGGATGAGGAAGCGAGCAAACAGAAGCTTTGTGACGATCTAAATAATTTG GTCCAGGAAAGTAGCAACAGCCAACTTGCTCGACTGGAGGAACTGAAGCGCCGAATGGAGTCTCTGAACCCGAGCAGATCTTCCAATACACATACGCCCTCAGTATGA